From Antennarius striatus isolate MH-2024 chromosome 14, ASM4005453v1, whole genome shotgun sequence, the proteins below share one genomic window:
- the oprd1a gene encoding opioid receptor, delta 1a isoform X1 produces MEPYTVSGAKLSLSDLYSVIPFNVTFPNEEFVSMGDGLQNYTEKQGPMRSAGGIIIAISITALYSVICVVGLLGNILVMYGVVRYTKMKTATNIYIFNLALADALATSTLPFQSAKYLMKTWPFGEVLCKLIISIDYYNMFTSIFTLTMMSVDRYIAVCHPIRALEFRTAVKAKLINVLIWVLSSAIGVPIMVMAVTKVTDNGKTMCMLKFPDPDWYWDTVTKICVFIFAFVVPVMVITVCYGLMILRLRSVRLLSGSKEKDRNMRRITRMVLVVVAAFIICWTPIHIFIIVKTMVEIDTRNPFVIASWHLCIALGYTNSSLNPVLYAFLDENFKRCFRDFCLPCRTRVKKNNLSRSRNTNREPVSVCAPTEAGKKPA; encoded by the exons ATGGAACCATACACAGTCTCGGGAGCCAAACTCTCTCTGTCCGATCTGTACTCAGTCATCCCCTTCAATGTCACCTTTCCGAACGAGGAGTTTGTTTCGATGGGCGACGGGCTGCAGAACTACACGGAGAAGCAGGGTCCGATGAGGAGCGCCGGGGGTATAATCATTGCCATTTCCATCACGGCTCTTTACTCCGTCATTTGCGTAGTGGGACTCCTGGGCAACATCCTCGTCATGTACGGGGTGGTCAG ATACACCAAAATGAAGACAGCCACGAACATCTACATCTTCAACCTGGCTCTCGCGGACGCCTTGGCCACCAGTACATTACCCTTCCAGAGTGCCAAATACCTCATGAAAACCTGGCCATTTGGGGAAGTACTGTGCAAGCTCATCATTTCCATCGACTACTACAACATGTTCACAAGCATCTTCACGCTCACCATGATGAGTGTGGACCGCTACATCGCTGTGTGCCATCCAATCAGGGCACTGGAATTTCGAACGGCGGTCAAAGCTAAGTTGATCAACGTGCTCATCTGGGTTCTGTCCTCTGCGATTGGGGTACCCATTATGGTCATGGCTGTTACCAAAGTGACAGATAATG GTAAAACTATGTGCATGCTAAAGTTCCCTGACCCTGACTGGTACTGGGACACAGTGACAAAGATCTGTGTGTTCATCTTTGCTTTCGTTGTTCCTGTGATGGTCATCACTGTATGTTACGGGCTGATGATCCTGCGTCTGAGGAGCGTTCGTCTCCTCTCTGGCTCCAAGGAGAAAGATCGCAACATGCGACGCATCACTCGCATGGTCCTTGTAGTGGTGGCTGCCTTCATCATCTGCTGGACCCCCATCCACATCTTCATCATTGTGAAGACCATGGTGGAGATTGACACCAGGAACCCTTTTGTAATAGCCAGTTGGCACCTGTGCATTGCATTGGGTTACACCAACAGCAGCCTGAACCCAGTCCTGTATGCATTTTTGGATGAAAATTTTAAGCGTTGCTTCAGGGATTTTTGTCTTCCCTGTCGGACCCGTGTCAAGAAGAATAATCTGAGCAGAAGCCGCAATACCAACAGGGagccagtgtctgtgtgtgctccAACAGAGGCCGGGAAGAAGCCAGCATGA
- the oprd1a gene encoding opioid receptor, delta 1a isoform X2: MRSAGGIIIAISITALYSVICVVGLLGNILVMYGVVRYTKMKTATNIYIFNLALADALATSTLPFQSAKYLMKTWPFGEVLCKLIISIDYYNMFTSIFTLTMMSVDRYIAVCHPIRALEFRTAVKAKLINVLIWVLSSAIGVPIMVMAVTKVTDNGKTMCMLKFPDPDWYWDTVTKICVFIFAFVVPVMVITVCYGLMILRLRSVRLLSGSKEKDRNMRRITRMVLVVVAAFIICWTPIHIFIIVKTMVEIDTRNPFVIASWHLCIALGYTNSSLNPVLYAFLDENFKRCFRDFCLPCRTRVKKNNLSRSRNTNREPVSVCAPTEAGKKPA; this comes from the exons ATGAGGAGCGCCGGGGGTATAATCATTGCCATTTCCATCACGGCTCTTTACTCCGTCATTTGCGTAGTGGGACTCCTGGGCAACATCCTCGTCATGTACGGGGTGGTCAG ATACACCAAAATGAAGACAGCCACGAACATCTACATCTTCAACCTGGCTCTCGCGGACGCCTTGGCCACCAGTACATTACCCTTCCAGAGTGCCAAATACCTCATGAAAACCTGGCCATTTGGGGAAGTACTGTGCAAGCTCATCATTTCCATCGACTACTACAACATGTTCACAAGCATCTTCACGCTCACCATGATGAGTGTGGACCGCTACATCGCTGTGTGCCATCCAATCAGGGCACTGGAATTTCGAACGGCGGTCAAAGCTAAGTTGATCAACGTGCTCATCTGGGTTCTGTCCTCTGCGATTGGGGTACCCATTATGGTCATGGCTGTTACCAAAGTGACAGATAATG GTAAAACTATGTGCATGCTAAAGTTCCCTGACCCTGACTGGTACTGGGACACAGTGACAAAGATCTGTGTGTTCATCTTTGCTTTCGTTGTTCCTGTGATGGTCATCACTGTATGTTACGGGCTGATGATCCTGCGTCTGAGGAGCGTTCGTCTCCTCTCTGGCTCCAAGGAGAAAGATCGCAACATGCGACGCATCACTCGCATGGTCCTTGTAGTGGTGGCTGCCTTCATCATCTGCTGGACCCCCATCCACATCTTCATCATTGTGAAGACCATGGTGGAGATTGACACCAGGAACCCTTTTGTAATAGCCAGTTGGCACCTGTGCATTGCATTGGGTTACACCAACAGCAGCCTGAACCCAGTCCTGTATGCATTTTTGGATGAAAATTTTAAGCGTTGCTTCAGGGATTTTTGTCTTCCCTGTCGGACCCGTGTCAAGAAGAATAATCTGAGCAGAAGCCGCAATACCAACAGGGagccagtgtctgtgtgtgctccAACAGAGGCCGGGAAGAAGCCAGCATGA